DNA sequence from the Aulosira sp. FACHB-615 genome:
TGATAAGATATCGGGCATGGGCTTGTTGTGGCTTTTGAGTTGTCGTTTGGGAAGACAATAACTCTACTACATCAGCCCTCTCTCTTCATCCTCTTATTTTGGCGAAGGTATTGTAAGTCCTAAATGTATTTGTCCATCAAGATTTTGAGTGGTAATATAAAATACTGAGGAGACAAAATGGCATTCCTGTATACAGAAGTACCTTTTATGGCAAAACACATTGATTTCAACTTCTGGGCTAAAGTTCCTAATTGGTTGTTAGCACATCGCGTAGCCGTAAGTGTGTTGACTTTTGTATCACCTTTAATTGTCAGTAGTATAAGTAATCAAACTTTGGCACAGACTCCCAATAGTGAGAGAGTGGATCAGTTAATCCAAGGTTTGAGCAACGAAGATTTATTAGAACAACTGAATATTGTTACAGCTTTAGGCAATGTTAGCGACAGAGAGTTTAGCAGTGAAACATTAGATAAACTCAAGCTGGCCTTGGTAAACCCTGATTGGCGAGTACGCAGTGGTGCAGCTTTAGTGTTGTCTCAAAAAGGTGGTTTATTAGTTAAAGATGCTTTACCTACTTTAGTCAAGACTCTGCAAGACCCAAATTGGTTTGTCCGTAGTAGTGCAGCCAGAGCTATTGGTAATATTGTTGCTGAAGATACTGGTGATTCTAATGGCGCAAATACGGTGATTGAAGCTGCTAAGTTTTCCAGTTATCTGGTTGATGCGCTGCAAGATTCTGACTTTTCGGTGCGTTTTAGTGCAGCGACATCTTTAGTCAAGTTAAATACTAAATCTGCTTTTATCGTATCTCGCTTAATTTCCAATCTCAGCAATACGAATGATCCTCAAACTCGCCTTGTGACTGCGGAAAACTTAAATAACATCAGTACTGAAGTTACTCCTATTCTTCCAAATCTTGGGAGAGCCTTAAAACACGGCGAACCATCAGTAAGAGCGTTAGCTTTGGAGACTATTGGTAGTATCAGTACAGATACTAGTGCAACTTTGCCTTATTTAATCCAAGGTTTGCAAGACCCAGATTGGACAGTGCGTAGCAAAGCTGCTAGAGCAGTTGTAAGAATAGTTACAAATCTTCAAGAAAAATCCAGAGCGAATTTTTTCACTGCATCTGACTTGAATGCCATAGATGAGTTGCAAACAATTCAGCAAATTTTACAAAACCCACAAAACCATTTTTATAACAACGAAAAAGCTGGGGTGAGTTTAGCTATTAATGCTCTGCAAGCAGCAAGCAGGAATAGATAATCTGAATTGACAATATCCCCGACTTTTTTGAAAAAGCTGGGGATATGATTATATTCTAGGACTTACGCAAAAGTATGAAAAAACATACGCTCAACAGATAATTAATGCTGGAAAGGGGCGCACCTCTGAACGGTTACTATCAAATACAAGTTAGAAGTTCAGTGAGTCTAAACCCTTCTGAAAACGTCCAGCATTTGATCTGGTAGCTTTAGCTACCGTCTCGAACCATTCCGCGATGTCGTTGAACCCTTCTTCACGAGCAATCTTGGCAAAGTAAGGATACAACTCTGTGTAGTTACTTGTCTCTTCATCTACAGCAAATTTAAGGTTGTCCTCAGTTCTACCAGTTGGCAAGTTAGTTAAGGGCGCACCAACAGACTTTACGTAATCTAAATGACCGAGAGCATGGCTGATTTTCTTCTCTGCGGTATCTTTATATATCCCAGCTATGTCAGGATGACCTTCCTCATCAGCAACTCTAGCAAAATCTAAATAAAATTTATTTTCTAGATACGCTATAGCAAAAGCGTTCTTTAAATTTTCGTAGGTTTTACTACTTTTAATATTAGTCATAGAAAACTCCTCCTTGTGTTTTTATGATTGATTTGCCACAAGACATTAATCCAGTACAGAATACTATTGCAGCAGCATAAATAGTTAGTTGCCTGCTTTAAGCTTCTAGTTTGATAAATGCTTTGGTGGAAGCTGTATGAAGTGCGCTTCCTATACACTTCATGCTTTTAATATTTCAAAGTTCTTATCAGAACACAAGGTCAGTTAAGACAGTTAAGGAAATTATTGAGACATTTAAGATAAGCGAAGAGGTGGCAACGAGGAAAGGTCTACTCGGTGCAGATCAGCAACTAAAATCAGGTTACGCGACTGCTTTAGGATATCCACCGAGATAAGTTCATGACTTACGTAAGCGTCACAATTGGCGGTTGGTGCGTGACGCTATAAATCTAACTACGTTCAAATCTTCTCGTTGCGTCACACACCCTACAGAAAAAATCTGCCAGTTGCGTAAGTCCTCAATTTCTCTGCACCTTTGCGCCTCTGCGTGAAACAGTTCATCCCGCATTTATGCAACGCCAATTTATTTTTACTGTTTCTCAGACACAGTGATGGGTTCTGGTTTTTTGACTCCATGCAGTTTGATGAAACTATCAAAGGCGTACCATGCCAAAACATACCAAGGGATAATTTCTAGTTGCAAACCTTTAACTAGCAACTGTCTCACCGATAAACATCCCAACGCTAAAGGAAAGATAAAGCGTAAATCAACTACGCCATTTGTGGATTTTTCGACTTGTTCGTTTAAGTCAAAAACCGCATTAGCGACTGTAGCTGCTGCTTCGGAGTGGCTTTCGCTACCGGTGGTAACATCAGCGAAAATGATGCCAATATCTTTGAGTGTAGCTAAGACATTTTGCCAGCTTTGATTGTTGCGATCGTGATGAATGACGATACTACCATTTTGGATATTAGTATTTACCTGACTGATGTTGGGTTGAGCATTCAACATCTTGACAATGCGTTGCATTTCCCCAGTGTGGCGATGAGATGGGGCTATTCTTAAGCGTAGTCTGCCTGGGGTATCGCTGATGATTTTGGTCGAGATAGGCTGGGATGGCGTGTTCAAGGTATTTGCCTCCACAACTTTCGGCATCATAGTGACATTACCATGATTATTTGTAAACACATCCACCCTCCTGAGTAATACTTTGAATCCTATTTGGTTGATAAATTATGTTGCTCAGATCCCCGACTTCTTTAAGAAGTCGGGGATCTTTTGATTTAGTAACGATTAAGAACTGCCATATCTGATGAATAGGAAAGTTTGAAGTATTGAGTCTGCAACTTGATTCTTCATCCTTTCCAAAACACAGCCTAGTAGTCTGCCAACAGAACTTTGCGTGGTGGACAGCAGAGGGGCTTCGGGGCAGAGGGGCAGGGGAGAGAGTACCTTCATTTTCCCCTGCTCCCCTGCTCCCTTGCTGGGTCTACACAACAATATTGGGTTGGTGAACTACTAGCTTATGCACCATTATCAGATGCGCTGTCCACTGGGGTCGCCGCAGCTTCAAATAATGGGGTTTCTCTGTCTTCAGCGAGTTCGGCTTTGGCTTCAGCTACGATGTCTTCCCAGGTTTCGCCTAGTTCTGCAAATGCGCCTTTGCTTTTTTCGTAAGCGACAATTCCGCCTTTGATGATGCTTTTAGCAATGGGTTTACCAATGCCGGCGACAACAGGAATCAGGACGGGTGCGAGTAGAACTGCACCGATACCAGCTATAATTCCAGGAGCGCCAGCATCTTCAACAAAATCAGTAATTTTCGGCATAGTTAGTATCTCCAGTTAAATTGAAAAATTGTTAGAAAGCTATCTAGCTTAATCTACCCAAGGTCTGATCTCATCTTGCTGATGGTAGAGCTTTCTTTGGGGAATTTTTAAGAATTGGACGCAAGCCGTTAACGCCTGCAACGATTGTTGAACCATTGTTAACTACCGTTGCACCTAGGGGGTTTAGTCCAAATAGCACTGCGATCGCCATTGCTGCAATATTAGGAATAGCAACAATACTTGTATTTTGGCGAATTAACTTTTTGGCGTTGCGTGCTAGGGCGATCGCTTCTAAAATTCCACGTAAGTCGTTTTCCATCAGCACTACGTCTGCTGTCTCACGAGCAATTTCGGAACCGTGAGCAAAGGATATAGAAACATCGGCAAATGCTAAAGCTGGGGAGTCGTTAATTCCATCTCCCACAAAGGCAACTGTTTTACCTTGTTCGTGCAGTTCACGAACAACGGCAGCTTTTTGTTCGGGGAATGCTTCTGCGTGGGTATTGGCTGGGGCAATTCCGAGTTCTGCCGCTACAGCTTTAGCTGTGCGTTGGTTGTCGCCGGTGAGCATGTGAACTTCTACACCTTCGACTCTCAACAGGTGGTTAATTACTTCTCGTGTTTCAGGACGCAGAATATCACTATATCTTATTCTACCGAGAAGTTGCCCATTACTCGCCACATAAATCACAGAATTAACGCGGTTAACGTTGTTGAGGGCTTCCATGTTTACGCCTTGTTGACGCAAGAAGCGTTCGCTACCAACATACACAACCTCGCCATAAATTTCTGCTTCCACACCTAAACCAAGTTTGTAATTCCACTTGCTACGGCTAGGAATCACAACTTTTTGAGCTTCGGCATAACGAATGACAGCCTCCGCAACTGGATGTGTTAACCGTTGCTCGGCGGCGGCGGCGATCGCTAAAACTCTATCACTGTCAACTTCAGGATTGAAACTGTCAACACCAATAACCGCAACTTCGCCCTTAGTTAAAGTACCGGTCTTATCAAAAACGATGGTATCAACTTCTGCCAGTTGTTCTAAGGCGCGACCACTACGGATGAGAATACCGTGGCGGGCGGCATAAGTCAAAGCTGCCAAGACTGTTGTCGGCACAGAGACTCTGATCCCCGTAGCAAAATCCAGGGTGAGGACGCTGGCGGCTCTGGCGGCGTTACGAGTAATTGCAAATACGCCTGCACCTAGTAATAAGGTGGGTAGGACTGCTTTTTCGGCAATTTTAATGGCGCAGTTTTCCATCCTTGTGTCATGGACGGGGGCTTCTTCCATGAGTTTGATGCTTTGTCCGGCGCGGGTATCGTTACCTACCCGTTCTGCCAAGATATAGATACTGCCTTCTCTTACCAATGTGGAAGCAAATACAGGTTGTCCTTGAGTTTTTAAGACTGGGACTGATTCACCAGTCAGTTTCTGCTCATCTAGTAAGGCTTTACCCCGCAGAATACTGCCATCTACCGGGACTTGTTCACCAGGATAGACAATTACCGTGTCACCACTCTTGACTTCTTTGATAGAGACTTGTATCTTTTCACCACCACGTTCTACCCAGACAAATTGCCCTAAAGAATTGAGCAAGTCTAATGTCTGCATTTTAGAAGAACGGGCAGTGCGATCGCGGATATTTTCGCCAATTTCAATTAAACTCAGCATCAATGCAGGTGTCAGGAATTGACCTTGGACTGTAGTAATCACAATTGCCAAGAAGTCCAAGACATCAATTGTCAGTCTTCGCTGCATTACTAATCCAACGATGGCTCGTTGAAATACAGGTAATGTTGCTAAAGCAATGGTTCCAGCCACCATGACTGGCGGTACAGATAGCCCCAATGGCCCACCTAATACTGCTAGTCCAGTGGCTACCATCGACAGTTGCAAACCTGGCCAAGTGCCTTCTTCTGCATCCTCTTGGGATTTCTGATTTAGAGGCTTTTTCTGATCCAACAGCACAACATTGGCATCATTAGCTGTCATAATCAGACAACTCAGACGCGATCGCATTTTGGCATCGTTGACTTGACTTGCTTTATAAGTCACAACTAACGAGGCCGCCGCAGGTTTAATTCTGACGCTGGTAATCAGGGGATCAACTTCCAACAAAGTTTGTAGACGCTGCATGTATGCGGTGTTATCACGCAACTGTGGGATACGCAACCGCATTCTTCCGGGAACTGCATGGACAACGTTATAGACAACCTTGGAAACTGGCTGATGAGTGCGTCTATTGAAGTTAGCAAGAGTTGCTTTGCCGTTAGACTTGTGAATTGGTTGGGCTAAAATCACTGGGCTAACGGTTTCGTAAGCTTTCGCACCCAAAGGTACCTCTTCTTTAACTTCAATTTCCGAAGATTTTTGAACTGCGGGCGATACTAGTTGTGCTGTCAATGGTGTCATTCCTGATCTCGCTAAAATGATGAAAGACTGGATTTATAAGGTAGTCGGCTCTCATACCAAATTTTGGCTCTTAGATTGGAATCTAGATTTATCAATCATTCCAACCAAGTTGGTAGCTATATTTGAGAGCGAATTTCTCTCTCCAATCACTGAAGACTGGTGAGTTACTGCAAAAAATTTACTGATATGTTGTTAAATTCTGCTGGTTGGGTTGGCGGCGATACCTGCCGTTGCTTCGTTGGCAGATTGAATCAAACAAATTAAATATGTTTTGGCTGCTGCTTCCACACTGTGTATTCGCTCTTGAGAGTCTCGCAGTTTTCCAGTGTTATAGGTAATCACCAATGAGGCTGCATCTTTATTGATGCGCTCACTTGTCACCACTGGATCTGCTTTGAGCAAGTTCTCTAAGCGTTGCACATAATGGCGATCGCGCGATATTTGCGGTATGTGAAACCTAATTCGTCCAGGTATGGCGTGAACGATATTATAGGCTATTTTTGAGTGCTGTACACTGAGCGGAGTCGAAGTGTGAGTGCTGAGTGCTGAGTTGTGCGTCACCGAAGTTTGCTCAACGGGGGTTATCTCCGCACAGGACTTCTCGCTGAGTGCTAAGTGCTGAGTAGTTTGTTCTTCCTCTGCACCTCTGCTCTGCTGTACCTCTGCTTCCTTGCTCTCTGTCTCTTCTACTTGAACAGTATCAGCAGTCTGCAATAGACTCGCTAAATTTGAGCGCATTTCAAAGTCAGACATCATCCCTGTTTTGTAGGCAATGACGACTGATCCCGCTTTTTGATTAACTTGCTGATTAATCACCCATTCTTGCTCTTTGATTAACGCTTGGAGGCGTTGCAAATATTGGGGATCATCATTAATCTGGGGTACGCAAAATGCGACTATACCGGGAAGTGCCGCAGTAATACTATAAGCTACCTTGGCAGATGGTTGATGGGCGATTTGGTTTGGTTTGGCTGCTATTTTCCAGGGGCTATGCCCAGGAGGCTGCGAGGCCGATGAGGATACAGAACCCTCCATTTTCATCCTCCTGTGTTCCTTCACGGAACGATCTACAACGGAAAGTTCGCCATATAGGCTAAAGAAAAAGACATAGCTGCGGGCTTCATCTCAGCCCAAATACTCGATATGTTTAGATTGTTACTTTCTGCTGATGTTTTTGTTGTATCAGCCGATACAACAATCTGAGTATTTTGTTTTTCCGGCTGTTGTGGTGCTGCGATTTGAACACTAGGTGCAGCAGGATGAGGTTGCAAAGCTAATTCCATTAGTTTTACCCAATGGCTGAGAGCAACTTCACCTGGATGATATGCGATCGCAATTGAGGCTGCATCACAATTCATCCGCACGTTAGTTACATAAGCATCGCTTTTCAATAACCTTTCCAGCCGTCTCGCATAAGCATGATCCTGGGCAATGCGGCTGACATTAAACCTAATTCTGCCCGGAATGTGATGAACTACAGTGTAGGCAATCTTGGCTGACGGTTTTACGTCTTGCCTAACTTGTTCAGCAACAGGTTTAGTTACTGTTTGTGTCAATTTCGGTTGTCTGGTTGTGGTATTTGGTTTTACAGATTGGCTATTGCTGTCTGACTTAGCAATTTGCGGTTCTAGATAGCCGATTACCCGACGTGTGGCATCTGCGGTAATCATATAGACTGGAATCGATGCAAATCCACTAATCCCTAGACCTCCTGTAACTGCTAAACCAGTCATCAGAGGAATAAAGGAAATAGTTTGCTCCATCCAAAAGTCTGGAGATTTCCACACTGCAAAGGGATCTTTGCTGCTCATTGATTGAGGCGAATTTGGGGAAGGGTAAATATTCAGTTTTTCTAGTATTCCCAATATCTGAGGTAATGTCAAATCATTTTCGTCAAAGTTAACGACTAAACTCCCTAATTGCCCGTTTGTCGTAACTTCTGTGACTCCTTTGTACTGTTGTAAATGTTGGGATACTAATTCTAAGCTTGCGTTTAAACTGCCGTCAGTAGCGCGGATACGAATGCGACCGTGGGTTGCATGGATAATTTCTAGGCAACCAGTTGGTAAATGCGTCTCTAACTTTGCAGTTGCCAAACTAGTATGTCTATTTACTTGTAATTGATCACTGTGACGCTGAGTAGAGATTAAGTCAGGAGACAAAGCCTCTTGCGGACTTACTCCACGGCTACTGAGAGTTTTTGTCATTTACTCGATAGTTGCACCAAGGCTCAAAGGTTAACAATAGGTTAAATATAACTCATAAATTCCGTATGTAAACTCATCCTCAATATTTATTTTAGATTAAGTAATGTTAATCACACGTTTTTGGTATTCTTGCTCGGTGATGATATCGTGAGTACTTTCAACACGGTCTATAAATACAATCCCATCTAAATGATCATACTCATGCTGAAAAATTCGCGCTACAAAGTCAGTTAATTCTTGTTTTTGTAATTGTCCGTTGCGGTCATAGTATTCAACTTCGATGGCTTGATATCTCGGTACTAATCCTCTAATGCCAGGGATACATAAACAACCTTCCCAACCCTTAACAATTTCTGTTGAATGTGACACTATCCTAGGGTTAATCATAGCTGTAGGTTCCATTGTGGGAGCATTGGGATACCTGGGATTGGGGCGAGAGGCGACAATAAATAAACGCTGTTGTTCGGCAACTTGCGGTGCAGCAATCCCCACACCATTTGCTTGAGAAACTGTGGCAATTAAATCATCAATTAATTTTTGAATTTTCTCATCATGAATGTTATCAACCCAAGCTGCGGTTTGCCGAATCACTGGGTCGCCTAACTGGATAATTGGTAATAAGTCAGCCATCTTAAAAACTCCATTGGTAAATAGCAGATCATTAATCAAACAACTACCTAAAATAATAAAAATTGACAATTTAGAATTGTCAATTTTTGCAAACATAAGCTTTACTAATATATGGCATGTAGTTTTTTAACCTAAAGTATTAAGTTCTGAACTTCATACTTCAGACTACCCTCCGGGAAGCCACCCAAAGGGTGTCTACACACTTCATACTTTCACTAGTTTTCACGTTGCACAGGTAAAGGTGCAGGACTAACGGTGACTTGGGTAATTTGTCCGTTGCGCTCAATTTGTACTGATAAAGGATTACCGATTTGGCTTTTCTCTAGGATTCTTTGTACTTCTTCTGGCTTAGTAACCGATTGGTTATTAATTTGCTGAATCACATCTCCTGGTCTGAGTCCCGCCTCCGCAGCCGGAGAGTTAGGCACAATCCGCACTAACAATACACCTTTATCTGTCGTCAGAGTAATGCGATCGCCAAATCGCTCGTTGATCCTGTCTTTAATTTCTGGTGTGAGTGACACCATCTGCACACCCAAATAAGGATGATCAACCCGACCTTTCGTAATTAATTCTTGAGAAATTTTCTGGACTGTGTTAATCGGAATAGCAAATCCCAAACCTTGGGCGTTGCGAAGAATTGCTGTGTTCATCCCAATCACTTGACCGCGTGCATTCAGCAACGGGCCGCCAGAATTCCCCGGATTAATCGCTGCGTCTGTTTGCAGATAGTCAACTCGCTTATCACTAGCACCAATATCACTGCTAGACCGATCTGTTGCACTAATAATCCCCGATGTCACAGTATTGTTTAACCCCAAAGGATTACCAATGGCAATTACCGCTTCCCCTGGTTGCAAAACATCCGAATTACCTAATGATACAGTTGGCAAGTTATTGGCATCGATTTTAATCACAGCGACATCTGTAACCGGGTCTTCTCCCAATACTTGACCATCAAAAGTTCTGCCATCTTTAAGCGTCACGGTTACTTTATCAGCACCGTCAACGACATGGGAATTAGTCAAAATCTGCCCAGAGGAACTAATGATAAATCCTGAACCACTACCCCGTTCAACGCGCTGTCTGGGTTGAGAATCCCGGAAATACCGCCGAAAGAAAGGATCGTTAAATTCGTCGGGAACGCGCGATGTAATTGTTCTGGCGGAGTCGATTCGTACCACTGCACCGCCAACATTTTTCACAACGCCGACAACAAAATTGGGATCACCAGATGAAATCGGTGAAAGTGCGATCGCCGATTCAGAATTAGATGTTTTGCTATCGACAGTTCCAGGTTGATTGACAGAATTTTCAAAGGTTTTACCTGGTAGAAGGCCACAGCCCCCCAAGGACACCACTGCTACCCCACTGAGCAGCATTAACTTCACATTTTTAGCCATTTTGCTCAATAGCCAATCCCAGCTATCAATATTATGCACTGTTGTCTTCATGTGTCTTTGCTTCTCCGTGTTGGTCAGTGGGTGATAGGATATTGCCTACTGGGTAGTCCCAAAATGATTAGAACTCAAAGTTTAGCTTAGGTCTAGAGTATCTGGATGCTAAATTGGTGCTTGCTCATATCTTCTATTTTGGCGGTTAGCAGCAAAGGTGATATGTGATGGAAACTTCTCTTGACAGTCTGTGGTTTCAGGTGCTAGATCGCCTACAGCTAGAATTATCCCGTCCTACCTTTGAAACTTGGATTAAAACTGCCCAAGCGGAACGGTTTGAGAATAATTGTTTGGTGATTATTACGCCCAACCCCTTTGCTCGCAATTGGTTACAAAAGTATTACATCAATACCATTGCCAATGTCGTGCAGAGTATTTTGGGGTATCCGGTAGAAATTTACATTACCGTCGCTCAAGGTGATGAAGTTGCGCCCATAGAACCACGAGAAGCTATCCAGGAATTTGCTAGTGCTAATTTCGTCTCAGAAAGCCTGAAGCAAAAAACTCAGACTAACGCCGAATTAAATTC
Encoded proteins:
- a CDS encoding HMA2 domain-containing protein translates to MFTNNHGNVTMMPKVVEANTLNTPSQPISTKIISDTPGRLRLRIAPSHRHTGEMQRIVKMLNAQPNISQVNTNIQNGSIVIHHDRNNQSWQNVLATLKDIGIIFADVTTGSESHSEAAATVANAVFDLNEQVEKSTNGVVDLRFIFPLALGCLSVRQLLVKGLQLEIIPWYVLAWYAFDSFIKLHGVKKPEPITVSEKQ
- a CDS encoding HhoA/HhoB/HtrA family serine endopeptidase — its product is MKTTVHNIDSWDWLLSKMAKNVKLMLLSGVAVVSLGGCGLLPGKTFENSVNQPGTVDSKTSNSESAIALSPISSGDPNFVVGVVKNVGGAVVRIDSARTITSRVPDEFNDPFFRRYFRDSQPRQRVERGSGSGFIISSSGQILTNSHVVDGADKVTVTLKDGRTFDGQVLGEDPVTDVAVIKIDANNLPTVSLGNSDVLQPGEAVIAIGNPLGLNNTVTSGIISATDRSSSDIGASDKRVDYLQTDAAINPGNSGGPLLNARGQVIGMNTAILRNAQGLGFAIPINTVQKISQELITKGRVDHPYLGVQMVSLTPEIKDRINERFGDRITLTTDKGVLLVRIVPNSPAAEAGLRPGDVIQQINNQSVTKPEEVQRILEKSQIGNPLSVQIERNGQITQVTVSPAPLPVQREN
- a CDS encoding HEAT repeat domain-containing protein, which codes for MAFLYTEVPFMAKHIDFNFWAKVPNWLLAHRVAVSVLTFVSPLIVSSISNQTLAQTPNSERVDQLIQGLSNEDLLEQLNIVTALGNVSDREFSSETLDKLKLALVNPDWRVRSGAALVLSQKGGLLVKDALPTLVKTLQDPNWFVRSSAARAIGNIVAEDTGDSNGANTVIEAAKFSSYLVDALQDSDFSVRFSAATSLVKLNTKSAFIVSRLISNLSNTNDPQTRLVTAENLNNISTEVTPILPNLGRALKHGEPSVRALALETIGSISTDTSATLPYLIQGLQDPDWTVRSKAARAVVRIVTNLQEKSRANFFTASDLNAIDELQTIQQILQNPQNHFYNNEKAGVSLAINALQAASRNR
- a CDS encoding DUF5132 domain-containing protein, which produces MPKITDFVEDAGAPGIIAGIGAVLLAPVLIPVVAGIGKPIAKSIIKGGIVAYEKSKGAFAELGETWEDIVAEAKAELAEDRETPLFEAAATPVDSASDNGA
- the def gene encoding peptide deformylase, coding for MADLLPIIQLGDPVIRQTAAWVDNIHDEKIQKLIDDLIATVSQANGVGIAAPQVAEQQRLFIVASRPNPRYPNAPTMEPTAMINPRIVSHSTEIVKGWEGCLCIPGIRGLVPRYQAIEVEYYDRNGQLQKQELTDFVARIFQHEYDHLDGIVFIDRVESTHDIITEQEYQKRVINIT
- a CDS encoding HMA2 domain-containing protein, which produces MTKTLSSRGVSPQEALSPDLISTQRHSDQLQVNRHTSLATAKLETHLPTGCLEIIHATHGRIRIRATDGSLNASLELVSQHLQQYKGVTEVTTNGQLGSLVVNFDENDLTLPQILGILEKLNIYPSPNSPQSMSSKDPFAVWKSPDFWMEQTISFIPLMTGLAVTGGLGISGFASIPVYMITADATRRVIGYLEPQIAKSDSNSQSVKPNTTTRQPKLTQTVTKPVAEQVRQDVKPSAKIAYTVVHHIPGRIRFNVSRIAQDHAYARRLERLLKSDAYVTNVRMNCDAASIAIAYHPGEVALSHWVKLMELALQPHPAAPSVQIAAPQQPEKQNTQIVVSADTTKTSAESNNLNISSIWAEMKPAAMSFSLAYMANFPL
- a CDS encoding HMA2 domain-containing protein codes for the protein MEGSVSSSASQPPGHSPWKIAAKPNQIAHQPSAKVAYSITAALPGIVAFCVPQINDDPQYLQRLQALIKEQEWVINQQVNQKAGSVVIAYKTGMMSDFEMRSNLASLLQTADTVQVEETESKEAEVQQSRGAEEEQTTQHLALSEKSCAEITPVEQTSVTHNSALSTHTSTPLSVQHSKIAYNIVHAIPGRIRFHIPQISRDRHYVQRLENLLKADPVVTSERINKDAASLVITYNTGKLRDSQERIHSVEAAAKTYLICLIQSANEATAGIAANPTSRI
- a CDS encoding rubrerythrin family protein — translated: MTNIKSSKTYENLKNAFAIAYLENKFYLDFARVADEEGHPDIAGIYKDTAEKKISHALGHLDYVKSVGAPLTNLPTGRTEDNLKFAVDEETSNYTELYPYFAKIAREEGFNDIAEWFETVAKATRSNAGRFQKGLDSLNF
- a CDS encoding heavy metal translocating P-type ATPase, yielding MTPLTAQLVSPAVQKSSEIEVKEEVPLGAKAYETVSPVILAQPIHKSNGKATLANFNRRTHQPVSKVVYNVVHAVPGRMRLRIPQLRDNTAYMQRLQTLLEVDPLITSVRIKPAAASLVVTYKASQVNDAKMRSRLSCLIMTANDANVVLLDQKKPLNQKSQEDAEEGTWPGLQLSMVATGLAVLGGPLGLSVPPVMVAGTIALATLPVFQRAIVGLVMQRRLTIDVLDFLAIVITTVQGQFLTPALMLSLIEIGENIRDRTARSSKMQTLDLLNSLGQFVWVERGGEKIQVSIKEVKSGDTVIVYPGEQVPVDGSILRGKALLDEQKLTGESVPVLKTQGQPVFASTLVREGSIYILAERVGNDTRAGQSIKLMEEAPVHDTRMENCAIKIAEKAVLPTLLLGAGVFAITRNAARAASVLTLDFATGIRVSVPTTVLAALTYAARHGILIRSGRALEQLAEVDTIVFDKTGTLTKGEVAVIGVDSFNPEVDSDRVLAIAAAAEQRLTHPVAEAVIRYAEAQKVVIPSRSKWNYKLGLGVEAEIYGEVVYVGSERFLRQQGVNMEALNNVNRVNSVIYVASNGQLLGRIRYSDILRPETREVINHLLRVEGVEVHMLTGDNQRTAKAVAAELGIAPANTHAEAFPEQKAAVVRELHEQGKTVAFVGDGINDSPALAFADVSISFAHGSEIARETADVVLMENDLRGILEAIALARNAKKLIRQNTSIVAIPNIAAMAIAVLFGLNPLGATVVNNGSTIVAGVNGLRPILKNSPKKALPSAR